In Dromiciops gliroides isolate mDroGli1 chromosome 5, mDroGli1.pri, whole genome shotgun sequence, the following are encoded in one genomic region:
- the LOC122729642 gene encoding translationally-controlled tumor protein homolog has translation MSSDIYKIQEITNGLYLEVEGKMVNRTEGTIDDSLIGGNASTEGPEGEGTNATVITGVDRVINHHLQETSFTKESYKKYIKDYKKSIKGRFEEHEPERVNPLMTGATEQIKHILANSKNYQFFIGENMNPDGMGALLDFHEDGVTPYVIFFKDGLEMEKC, from the coding sequence ATGTCCTCTGACATTTACAAAATCCAAGAGATCACAAATGGGCTGTACCTggaggtggaggggaagatggtcaATAGGACAGAGGGTACCATTGATGATTCACTCATTGGTGGAAATGCCTCTACTGAAGGTCCTGAGGGTGAAGGAACAAATGCCACTGTAATCACTGGAGTTGACAGAGTAATAAACCATCATCTGCAAGAAACAAGTTTCACAAAAGAATCTTACAAAAAGTACATCAAAGACTACAAGAAATCAATTAAAGGCAGATTTGAAGAACATGAGCCAGAAAGAGTAAATCCACTTATGACAGGAGCTACAGAACAAATCAAACACATTCTTGCCAATTCTAAAAACTATCAGTTCTTCATAGGGGAAAACATGAATCCAGATGGCATGGGGGCTCTCTTGGACTTCCATGAGGATGGTGTTACCCCATATGTGATTTTCTTTAAGGATGGCTTAGAAATGGAGAAATGTTAG